In Nicotiana tabacum cultivar K326 chromosome 11, ASM71507v2, whole genome shotgun sequence, a single window of DNA contains:
- the LOC142165829 gene encoding uncharacterized protein LOC142165829, whose product MESSSRILKEGDRFYEFHQWFPADCYWKGDQNFKQTILLILYGTQMDQLKNGVFGKFLELNEVDHSGKLTHYMLLSQVLYKDKTKMVFRVFGNDVAFTEDDFYSITGLKIEASDYSFIDDRENRLKERYFSDVKKGLKVDNLYKFMQKCSRLLAGAADDICVDVEVCNKDAIKLAEIYILNVVLLGKEHSRNISDHSMKIIDDAELCASFPWGSFCFDEFIYNLSHLLSTESVKKKSIGRIASYTALGFPFLFNVWIMEVFNDFRQYSKYEDMGPIRMLSYSSIGYPKYDTLCNDFFTKASNFKVFKVNQSYLLQPSSKVNVSDIVNVINEKLDVLLEFSNEKHDKSSEHRNSESSEQGDYIDGEKYSDRDFAHLSGDKLDEQEKDVELPK is encoded by the exons ATGGAATCTTCAAGTAGGATATTGAAG GAGGGAGATAGATTTTATGAATTTCACCAGTGGTTTCCTGCTGATTGTTATTGGAAAGGCGATCAAAATTTTAAGCAAACTATTCTGTTAATTTTGTATGGAACTCAAATGGATCAATTAAAGAATGGTgtatttgggaaatttttagagtTGAATGAGGTGGATCACTCTGGAAAGTTGACTCATTATATGTTGCTTTCTCAAGTTTTGTACAAGGATAAAACCAAAAtggtttttagagtttttgggaaCGATGTAGCATTTACAGAAGATGATTTCTATTCTATTACCGGGCTTAAGATTGAGGCATCTGATTATAGTTTCATTGATGATAGAGAGAACCGTTTGAAGGAACGGTATTTCTCTGATGTGAAAAAGGGTTTGAAGGTAGATAATTTATATAAGTTTATGCAAAAGTGTTCTCGACTCCTTGCTGGTGCAGCAGATGATATATGTGTTGATGTCGAGGTCTGCAATAAAGATGCAATAAAGCTTGCTGAGATTTATATATTAAATGTTGTTCTTTTGGgtaaagaacatagtagaaataTAAGTGATCATTCTATGAAAATCATAGACGACGCAGAACTTTGTGCTTCTTTTCCATGGGGCAGTTTCTGCTTTGATGAGTTTATTTATAATTTGTCTCATCTTCTATCAACTGAGTCAGTGAAAAAGAAATCAATTGGTAGGATCGCATCTTATACGGCACTTGGATTCCCATTTTTGTTTAATGTATGGATAATGGAAGTCTTTAATGATTTCCGTCAATATTCAAAATACGAGGATATGGGGCCAATTAGGATGTTGTCTTACTCCAGCATTGGATATCCAAAATATGACACACTTTGCAATGATTTCTTTACTAAAGCAAGT AACTTTAAGGTTTTCAAGGTGAATCAATCATATCTTCTCCAACCTTCATCAAAAGTTAATGTTAGCGACATTGTCAAT GTTATTAATGAGAAACTTGATGTTCTTCTAGA ATTTTCAAATGAAAAACATGACAAAAGTAGTGAACATCGAAATAGTGAAAGTAGTGAACAAGGAGATTATATTGATGGAGAGAAGTATTCTGATAGAGATTTTGCTCATTTGTCGGGTGACAAACTGGATGAACAAGAGAAAGATGTTGAGTTACCAAAATAG